CGTTCCGGGCGATCTCGTGCTGCTCGAAAGCGGAGACCGGATTCCGGCGGACGTCCGGTTTATCGAAGCAAACAGCTGTTACGTCGAGGAGTCGGCCTTAACCGGCGAATCGGTTCCCGTCGGGAAGAATTGCGATCCGATCGCGGAAGAGGACATTTCGCTCGGCGATATGCGAAACGTCGGCTTTATGGGCACGATGGTGACGCGCGGTACGGCAAAAGGCGTCGTCATCCGCACCGGCATGAGCACAGAGATGGGAAAAATCGCCGATCTCATCCAGCAGACCGAATCGATGGAAACGCCGCTACAGCACCGGCTGGAGCAGCTTGGAAAAATATTGATCGTCGTCGCGCTCGGGCTTACCGTCATGGTCGTGCTGGCCGGCATCCTGCACGGGCAGCCGGCGTACGAAATGTTTTTGGCCGGCGTCAGCCTCGCCGTCGCCGCGATACCGGAGGGGCTTCCGGCAATCGTGACGATCGCGCTTGCGCTCGGCGTGCAGCGGATGATCAAGCGGCGGGCCATCGTGCGGAAGCTGCCGTCCGTCGAGACGCTCGGCTGCGCATCGGTGATCTGTTCGGATAAAACGGGAACGCTGACGCAGAACAAAATGACGGTGACGCGCCTGTGGCTTGGCGGCAGCGAGCTGGAAGTCACCGGCGACGGGTACGAGCCTTCGGGCGCCGTCTTCAAGAACGGCGAGCCGGTCGAGTTCAAGCACGATCAGCAGCTGCGCAGACTGCTGCAGGTCGCGGCCCTTTGCAACAACGCAACGATTCAAAAAATCGAAACCGCGGCCGAGCCGAAAAAGAAGAAAGGGAAAGAGCCGGACGTACACGAAGAGTGGGTCTTGAAGGGGGATCCGACGGAGGGCGCGCTTGTCGCGCTGGCGGCCAAGCTGGGCGTCTCGTCCAAGTCGCTGGAAAGCTTATACAAGCGCGAGAAGGAATATCCGTTCGACTCGGAACGAAAACGAATGTCGGTGCTCGTCGCCCATCAAGGGGGACGGCTGATCTGCACCAAAGGCGCGCCGGATATGCTGATGGAGCAGTGCACCTACGTGCTTTGGGACGGTAAAGTCGTACCGTTCACGACAACGCTCAAGCAGCGGGCGCTCAAAGCGGCCGAAGCGATGGCCGGCTCCGCGCTCAGGGTGCTCGGCTTCGCGTACCGCGATCTGAAGTCGTACGATGCGACCGAGGTGGAGGGCGACGTCGAATGCCAGCTGATCTTCATCGGGCTTGCGGGTATGATCGATCCGCCGCGCCGGGAAGTGCGGGATGCGATCGCCACGTGCCGCCGCGCCGGCATCAAGACGGTCATGATTACGGGCGATCACCAGCTGACCGCGGAAGCGATCGCCGGCCAGCTCGGCATTATGCCGCGGGGCGGCCTCGCGATCAGCGGACGGCAGCTGGCGGCGATGAGCGACGAGCAGCTGGACCGGCAGATCGACAACATTTACGTCTATGCGCGCGTATCGCCGGAGCATAAGCTTCGCATCGTCAAGGCGCTGCAAAACAAGGGCCATGTCGTCGCGATGACGGGAGACGGCGTGAACGACGCGCCGGCGATCAAAGCGGCGGACATCGGCATCGCGATGGGCATCACCGGTACGGACGTCTCGAAGGAAGCATCCTCGCTCGTGCTCGGCGATGACAACTTCGCCACCATCGTGGCGGCGATCGAGGAAGGCCGGGGCATCTATGAAAATATCCGCAAATTCATCCGCTATTTGCTCGCTTCCAACGTCGGCGAAATATTGACGATGTTCCTGGCGATGATGGCGGGGCTACCGCTTCCGCTCGTGCCGATCCAAATCCTGTGGGTAAACCTGGTGACGGACGGCCTGCCGGCGATGGCGCTCGGCGTCGACCAGGCGGAGAAGGATTTGATGCAGCAGAAACCGCGGCAGGCGAAGGAAAATATATTCGCCCGAAGGCTGGGCTGGAAAATCGTCAGCCGCGGCATTCTGATCGGCGTCTGCACTTTGGCGGCTTTTTGGCTTACGCTCCGCCAATCCAATCTGATCGAGGCGCAGACGGTCGCATTCGCAACCTTGGTCATGGCTCAGCTGATCCATGTCTTCGACTGCCGAAGCTCGCGTTCGATCTTCCACCGGAACATGTTCCAAAACAAATATTTGCTGTTTGCGGTGCTGTCGTCGGTGCTGCTCATGCTCGGCGTGCTGTATATACCGTCCCTTCAGCCAATTTTCAAAACCGTGCCGCTCGGGTTCCGCGAATGGTGCCTGGTCATCGTTGCGGCGGGCATCCCGACATTTTTCATGGGGATCGGCAGTGTCCTCGGCACGACGGACAAAAAGAAGAAGCGCACGTTCCGCTCCAAGCCTGCAATGCGCTGACTACGAGCCGCCGGATCGGCCGATCCGGCGGTTTTGACTGCTTCCGGATGTCTGGAGCCCTCGAGGTCTCCGCAGGGGGGTTGTGGGGGGCTCCTTTGTGCTTGAAAGTACAAATTATCCACCAATTTATCAATAGCCATTCCATGCGCTTTGCGGTATGCTAAAAGGATTAAAGACCTTCGACGGGTTACCGTTTCGAGCAAAGGGAGTGCAAACGAATGAACTTTACGAAAATGCATGGACTGGGCAACGATTTCATTATCGTCGCGGGCGAGCAGGCGCTGCCGGAGGGCGTCTCGGACTTGGCGGAGCGCCTGTGCAACCGCTTCTTCGGCATCGGAGCGGACGGGCTTGTATACATTTTGCCCTCCGAGAAAGCCGACTTCCGCATGCGGATCATCAATTCCGACGGGTCGGAGGCGGAGCAGTGCGGCAACGCCATTCGCTGCGTCGCCAAATATGTGTATGACAACGGCTTGACCGATAATACCGAGCTTACGATCGAAACGCTTGGCGCCGGCGTGCAGAAGGTCGTGCTGACGGTCGAGGACGGCAAAACGAAAACCGTCCGCGTCGATATGGGCGAGCCGATTTTGAACGGGCTGCAGGTGCCGACGACCATCGACGCCGAGCCTGTGCTCAACGCCAAGGTCGAGGCGGACGGCCGCGAATTTCTATTCACCGCCGTTTCGATGGGCAACCCGCACTGCGTCATCTTTGTCGACGATGCCGTCAATTTCGACCTGCATACCTGGGGACCGAAGCTGGAAGTGCATCCGCTGTTCCCGCGCAAAATCAACGTGGAGTTCGTCACCGTTCGCTCGCGCGATTACGCGGACATGCGCGTCTGGGAACGCGGCGCGGGCCCGACGCTCGCCTGCGGAACGGGAGCGTGCGCGACGCTTGTCGCCTCGGTGCTGAACGGGAAGACGGACCGAAAGGCGACCGTCTCGCTGAAAGGCGGCGACCTGCTGATCGAGTGGAACGAGTCGGACAATCATGTTTACATGACCGGACCCGCAGCCGAAGTTTACCGCGGCACCTTGTAAACCGAACGAGAAGGAGTTTTGGAGAATGAAACCGGATTTGCGGAAAGCGCTCGAAGCGCGGATCTTGACCGGTGACGGCGCGATGGGCACTTATCTCTACCATATGGGTTATCCGATTGGCGTCTCCTACGAGGAATACAACACGATCCGGCCGGACGTTATCGAAGGCGTCCACCGCCGGTACTACGAAGCGGGAGCCAGGGTGATCGAGACCAACACGTTTTCCGCGAATGCCGAAAGCTTGTCCAAATACGGCCTGGAATCGGAAGTGGCCGCAATCAACCGGGCGGGAGTGCGCGTCGCGCGGGGCGCGGTCGGTCCGGACGCCTACGTGGTCGGAGCTGTCGGCTCGATGAGGGCGGGCAAGCGGAAAAATAT
This genomic window from Paenibacillus humicola contains:
- a CDS encoding calcium-translocating P-type ATPase, SERCA-type, whose amino-acid sequence is MEQRKWHQMEKAELAQTLQASFETGLAPDEAAARLQQAGRNELSEGKKISPLALFFGQFKDFMVLVLMGATLISGLLGEYLDAITIIAIIILNAILGFIQEFRAERSLRALKALSAPGAKALRAGEVVALPASELVPGDLVLLESGDRIPADVRFIEANSCYVEESALTGESVPVGKNCDPIAEEDISLGDMRNVGFMGTMVTRGTAKGVVIRTGMSTEMGKIADLIQQTESMETPLQHRLEQLGKILIVVALGLTVMVVLAGILHGQPAYEMFLAGVSLAVAAIPEGLPAIVTIALALGVQRMIKRRAIVRKLPSVETLGCASVICSDKTGTLTQNKMTVTRLWLGGSELEVTGDGYEPSGAVFKNGEPVEFKHDQQLRRLLQVAALCNNATIQKIETAAEPKKKKGKEPDVHEEWVLKGDPTEGALVALAAKLGVSSKSLESLYKREKEYPFDSERKRMSVLVAHQGGRLICTKGAPDMLMEQCTYVLWDGKVVPFTTTLKQRALKAAEAMAGSALRVLGFAYRDLKSYDATEVEGDVECQLIFIGLAGMIDPPRREVRDAIATCRRAGIKTVMITGDHQLTAEAIAGQLGIMPRGGLAISGRQLAAMSDEQLDRQIDNIYVYARVSPEHKLRIVKALQNKGHVVAMTGDGVNDAPAIKAADIGIAMGITGTDVSKEASSLVLGDDNFATIVAAIEEGRGIYENIRKFIRYLLASNVGEILTMFLAMMAGLPLPLVPIQILWVNLVTDGLPAMALGVDQAEKDLMQQKPRQAKENIFARRLGWKIVSRGILIGVCTLAAFWLTLRQSNLIEAQTVAFATLVMAQLIHVFDCRSSRSIFHRNMFQNKYLLFAVLSSVLLMLGVLYIPSLQPIFKTVPLGFREWCLVIVAAGIPTFFMGIGSVLGTTDKKKKRTFRSKPAMR
- the dapF gene encoding diaminopimelate epimerase: MNFTKMHGLGNDFIIVAGEQALPEGVSDLAERLCNRFFGIGADGLVYILPSEKADFRMRIINSDGSEAEQCGNAIRCVAKYVYDNGLTDNTELTIETLGAGVQKVVLTVEDGKTKTVRVDMGEPILNGLQVPTTIDAEPVLNAKVEADGREFLFTAVSMGNPHCVIFVDDAVNFDLHTWGPKLEVHPLFPRKINVEFVTVRSRDYADMRVWERGAGPTLACGTGACATLVASVLNGKTDRKATVSLKGGDLLIEWNESDNHVYMTGPAAEVYRGTL